The Candidatus Zixiibacteriota bacterium genome includes a window with the following:
- a CDS encoding PorV/PorQ family protein — MKAGRRFKQVSILSLIMLIAVSSVAWAGNGTGNGTSSAELLDIGIGCRAMALGGAFTAFSNNASGVFWNPSGLANRSNTELTLGYSNWYQDLSLNYIALAAPVSRRVSFAIGVIYLNYGDFNAYSVDDQPIGSFSGHNVVGQVSMAVGVTDKLSLGLTGKWVSEKIEEATASGYALDAGLRYDSGPFALGVTARNLGQGLEYEGEVSPFPTSYNAGIGFRLFNRGVNLTSEVVYPENGDISFHQGVELLYQNTIALRSGYSHSMTDESQAERNGLVMGFGLKVLTGSLDYSYEPGKDLGAVHRIEFSMSFGD, encoded by the coding sequence CGATTCTATCATTAATAATGCTGATAGCCGTTAGTTCGGTCGCTTGGGCTGGAAATGGTACCGGTAACGGTACCTCCAGCGCTGAACTTCTCGATATCGGTATCGGGTGCCGTGCGATGGCGCTCGGAGGGGCATTTACCGCTTTTTCAAATAACGCCTCCGGAGTTTTCTGGAATCCTTCGGGGCTGGCGAACCGCAGCAATACCGAGTTGACCCTGGGTTATTCTAACTGGTATCAGGATCTGAGCCTGAATTATATCGCACTGGCAGCTCCGGTCAGCCGTCGTGTGAGTTTCGCGATCGGCGTTATCTATCTGAATTATGGTGATTTCAATGCCTATTCAGTCGATGATCAGCCGATTGGCAGTTTTAGCGGCCATAACGTCGTCGGGCAGGTTTCGATGGCTGTCGGGGTAACTGATAAGCTCTCGTTAGGTCTGACCGGGAAATGGGTTTCGGAGAAAATCGAGGAAGCGACAGCTTCCGGCTATGCCCTGGATGCCGGCCTGCGCTACGACAGCGGTCCGTTCGCTCTCGGAGTGACTGCCCGCAACCTCGGCCAGGGACTCGAATATGAGGGCGAGGTCTCGCCATTTCCGACATCATATAATGCCGGGATCGGGTTCCGTCTTTTCAATCGCGGAGTTAACCTGACCTCTGAAGTCGTCTATCCTGAAAATGGCGATATCAGCTTCCACCAGGGAGTAGAACTTCTCTACCAAAACACTATTGCCCTCCGTTCCGGGTACTCACACTCGATGACCGATGAAAGCCAGGCGGAGCGCAATGGCCTGGTGATGGGTTTCGGTCTCAAGGTCTTGACCGGTTCCCTCGATTATTCCTACGAACCCGGAAAGGATCTCGGTGCGGTCCATCGAATTGAGTTCTCAATGAGCTTTGGCGATTAA
- a CDS encoding sugar transferase, translating to MAFFAKSIALPQGFSLNLPVSKYWRNFCYSIKVSVDFLGALVGLILLIPLFLIVAILIKLDSPGPVFYTQLRVGRNRRRNDRRQADCRVSVDRRNRDRRRENAHGKPFDVIKFRTMVDKAEKKCGPIWATKNDPRITRVGAFLRKTRVDEFPQLINVLKGDMSLIGPRPERPVFVSELSTKVDRYTERLQVKPGITGLAQVENGYDSSIDSVKNKVALDLSYINRWSLWQDFKIILKTISVVITGKGAF from the coding sequence ATGGCTTTTTTTGCGAAATCGATTGCCCTTCCGCAGGGCTTTAGCCTTAATTTGCCGGTTTCGAAGTACTGGCGCAATTTCTGTTACTCGATCAAAGTTTCAGTTGATTTTCTGGGTGCTTTGGTTGGCCTGATTCTACTCATACCATTGTTTTTAATCGTTGCGATTTTGATTAAGCTGGATTCGCCCGGACCGGTCTTTTACACCCAGTTGCGGGTGGGCCGGAACCGTCGCCGTAACGATCGCCGTCAGGCTGACTGCCGGGTCTCGGTCGATCGCCGAAATCGTGACCGCAGAAGAGAGAATGCTCATGGTAAGCCGTTCGACGTAATCAAGTTCCGGACCATGGTCGACAAGGCAGAGAAAAAATGCGGTCCGATCTGGGCCACCAAGAATGACCCACGGATTACCCGTGTGGGCGCGTTTTTACGCAAGACCCGTGTGGACGAGTTTCCTCAGCTTATCAATGTGCTCAAAGGTGATATGAGTCTGATCGGTCCACGCCCGGAGAGGCCGGTTTTCGTCAGTGAGCTCTCTACGAAAGTCGATCGTTATACCGAGCGCCTGCAGGTCAAACCGGGAATTACCGGGCTGGCACAGGTTGAAAACGGTTACGATTCTTCTATTGATTCTGTCAAAAACAAAGTCGCCCTCGACCTGAGTTATATCAATCGCTGGTCGTTGTGGCAGGACTTTAAAATTATATTGAAAACTATTTCAGTTGTAATAACTGGAAAAGGAGCCTTCTAA